The sequence TCCAAGAAATAAATTATCCTGGACTGTGGAGTGCGCCCTTATCAAGTGGCAGGCGAGACGCCTGCCTCCACAAGAGATTTTTGGATACTTTTTTATTTGGAAGTCCCTTATCTTCCGTAGGTGCGCCATATTCAATTGACACCTTCATGAGGCTAAACACAAGTGAGTGACACAGCTTGTTACCTAGAAGTATCAAGGAAGTATCAAGAAGAAAAAAGATGTGTTAGGGAGTAGTTGCTGGTGGTGTAGTCTCATCTTGTGGATCTGTTGGTGTTGGAGTGGTTGCTGGTGGTGTCTCATATTGTGGAACTGCTGGTGTTGGAGTAGTTGCTGGCGGAGTCTCATCTTGTGGAACTGCTGGTGTTGGAGTAGTTGCTGGTGTAGTCTCATCTTGTGGAACTGCTGGTGCTGGAGTAGTTGCTGGTGGTGCAGTTGTTGGGGTTTCTGCAGCAGGTTCACAGGCTGCTATAAGTATGTTCAGTCCAACTGCTGAAGCTAGAAAAATCAATTTTTTTGTGTTCATAACTCCTATGAATGAAAATCAAAGTGACAAACAAGGCAATGACTTCTTGAGGATGAGCAAAGAAGCTGTTTCAAGAATTGCTTTATCCTGAGTGATTTCAAAATGCTTTACATCCATCCATAGTTGAAACTTCTCCAATTACACCCTCAAAATTCCATACCAAACAAATCCAAGAAATAGAGAATCGCAGGTAGGTGCGATCGCTGTTGTTACTTATCTGCTCAAAGATACGGAATGCATTTCATCTACACTCTCAAAGAGATTGATTTTTTGCAGATATGCCCAAAGCTTGGAGACATCAGCAGGCTGGGTACGATAACCGATATAGCCATCTGGGCGAATCAGATAAAGGCACTCGCCTGTGGCACTGTAGCGATGATGACACTTGCCTTGAGGGTCAAGTAGTATTGATTTGAACCACTCTAACTCCTCTGGTATTAGGGAATTCAACAGCACGATATGCACGTCTATGCGATCGCGAAATTTTTCCTCAACTTCTTGAGCTATCTGGCTCAATTTGGCACAATTCACCTTTTGTGCAACTTTGCCGCCAAACAATAAAAGGTTGTGTTTCAAATCAGACAATACTTGGAATAAACGTTTTGCACCATCTACTGTCTCAATCATGACATCGGGGGCGCGATCGCCAGCTTTCGGTTGAGTACGAAAATCCCACCAATCTCTTAGACTTGGTTCGTTTGGGTGCAAATGTATCGGCAATGGGTGGTTTTCTTGGACAATGGGACTATTCCGATAATTCACATTCAGCTCGGACACGGTATTACGGATGCGTTGTTGGACACTCTCAAAGCTGGTAGCAAATTTAGCAATACGATCGCGTGCTTGCGTGAAAATCGGGTTGCGTACAGTTATTGCTCGTGTAGCCAATCCTGTAGCAGCTAGTAAAGATTTCGAGATTGGTTCGCGTTCCGCCTGATATGAGTCGAGTAACTCTGCTCTTGCCTGGTTTTGGATAACTAAAGCTAGCTTCCAAGCCAGATTATAGGCATCTTGCAGACCCGTATTCATTCCCTGACCACCAACTGGACTGTGGGAAGATAAAGCATCACCCGCAACAAAGACACGACCTGCTCGACACTTGCCAACCATCCGCTGACGAATGCGGAAGGTGCTTGTCCACAACGGGTTAGTCAATTGGGTTTCGAGACGCGATCGCTCATGAGCGAGTTGCTCAAACACTTTCAAATCCGGGTCTTCAGGTAGCGATCTATCGGGTGGTAAGTCCGCAATAACTCGCCAATAGTTCTCCTCTGGTAGTGGAAAAACTGCAAACACGCCATCAGAATTAAGAAATATGTGAACCTCGTTGGGTGATAGACTCCAATTAGTCTCCGCATCGGCTAAGATAAACAAGCCTGGAATATTAGCGCCTTCATCCACTAGACCAGCTTCCTGACGGATAGTACTACGCGCGCCGTCACAACCAATCAACCAAGACGCTCTACAATGTTCCTCTCGTCCATCAGGATGGCAGAGTGTAGCAGTAACACCATCAGCATCTTGCTTAAGACCAGTGAAGGTGACAGACCGCTCAATTTTGACGCCGAGGTTTTCAACCAATCGTCCCAGAATGTCTTCTGTCTGAGACTGTGGTAGACACAGAACTAACGGCAAGAAAGAATCGAGCCGATCTAAGGGTAAGTTAACAATGCGTTTGCGATCGGCATAAAAATTAAATTGGTTCAGCTTGCGACCGCGTTTCATTGCTTCTTCAGCTATACCCAAGTGGTCAAAGATTTCTAAGGTACGAGCAAAAACTGCTATTGCTTTACTCGTTTTGGAGGGTTCCGGGTTTTTATCAACTAGACGCGGCTTGATGCCATACCTAGCTAATTGTGCAGCTAATAGTAAGCCTGTCGGTCCAGCTCCCACGATTAGTATATCAACCGACATCAGTACCTCCTGATTCATATCGCGTTCTTCTTAACTGCGATCGCCTTGGTTTTGCCACAACGGTTGCGAATCCTAGCATCCGCATCACACCACCTACACTCTCATCAACGCGAGTTTGCGTATCAGGACTACTAAGATTGCGTAAGCCATGTAAATCTAAGAAGCTAAATCCCACTTTGGAGAAGAAGGGAATGAGGCAGAACAGAAACGTATCCACAGTTTGATCGAAAACTCTAAAACCTGAAGGGCCGAGAATCCACACAATTGGATAGCAAATCCACAGCACTGTGAAATAGGTAGCAATTCTGTTATAGAAACTACTGAGAGCTGAGTCTTGACTGCTAGCCTTGGCACGCAACGGCCCCCAAATTCCTCCCAAAATGACTAAAAAAGCAACGACACCGTTGATGTACCACAAGTATCTCACCCAAGGTACGACGGAGAGATCGGCAACTAAACCACAGACGACGACAATGACTTGGGTAGCCATTAAGGAGGCAATCAGCGTCCAGTCTTTTTTATGGTGACGATGCATTGCTGTCCAAGACAAGGCTAATAGCAACAACGGCGTGGTAACAACCCAGTCTATGTAGCGAGCAAAATGAGTGATCTGTCCCGCAACTGGAATCTTTCCCTGCTCTAAAACCACACCTGGTAAAACCATTG is a genomic window of Fischerella sp. PCC 9605 containing:
- a CDS encoding FAD-dependent monooxygenase, with the protein product MNQEVLMSVDILIVGAGPTGLLLAAQLARYGIKPRLVDKNPEPSKTSKAIAVFARTLEIFDHLGIAEEAMKRGRKLNQFNFYADRKRIVNLPLDRLDSFLPLVLCLPQSQTEDILGRLVENLGVKIERSVTFTGLKQDADGVTATLCHPDGREEHCRASWLIGCDGARSTIRQEAGLVDEGANIPGLFILADAETNWSLSPNEVHIFLNSDGVFAVFPLPEENYWRVIADLPPDRSLPEDPDLKVFEQLAHERSRLETQLTNPLWTSTFRIRQRMVGKCRAGRVFVAGDALSSHSPVGGQGMNTGLQDAYNLAWKLALVIQNQARAELLDSYQAEREPISKSLLAATGLATRAITVRNPIFTQARDRIAKFATSFESVQQRIRNTVSELNVNYRNSPIVQENHPLPIHLHPNEPSLRDWWDFRTQPKAGDRAPDVMIETVDGAKRLFQVLSDLKHNLLLFGGKVAQKVNCAKLSQIAQEVEEKFRDRIDVHIVLLNSLIPEELEWFKSILLDPQGKCHHRYSATGECLYLIRPDGYIGYRTQPADVSKLWAYLQKINLFESVDEMHSVSLSR
- a CDS encoding bacteriorhodopsin — protein: MDWQDFWHWLYVAGMAIGAIHFILLGRNPRGVPRYEYLVAAFIPIWSGLAYLSMVLPGVVLEQGKIPVAGQITHFARYIDWVVTTPLLLLALSWTAMHRHHKKDWTLIASLMATQVIVVVCGLVADLSVVPWVRYLWYINGVVAFLVILGGIWGPLRAKASSQDSALSSFYNRIATYFTVLWICYPIVWILGPSGFRVFDQTVDTFLFCLIPFFSKVGFSFLDLHGLRNLSSPDTQTRVDESVGGVMRMLGFATVVAKPRRSQLRRTRYESGGTDVG